Part of the Methanobacterium paludis genome is shown below.
TTCCCTTGCCCTGTCAACAAGCTCACCTAAGATGATTAATTCCTGAACCTGGGCCCTGTCAGTTGAATCTGCTATTGCTCCGGCCCTCATACCGTTTGCAAGGCTTATTGCAAAGTCGTATTCCTTTGCAATTTCAAGTACCTGGTCGTAGTTTTCATAGAGGGGGTTTTCGATTTCGTTGTGAACCATCCATGCGGATATGAATGCTCCTCCTCTGCTTACGAGCCCGCCTTCACGTCCCTGTCTTTTGAGCCTTTTGAGGGTTTCTTTGTTAACACTGCAGTGTATTGCCATGAAGTCTACGCCGTCTTTTGCCTGTTTCTCGATGGCGTTGAACATTGAGTCTTCTTCCATGTAAATTGCAGAGCCGTGTTTGTTTATTGACTCTACTGCAGCCTGATAAACTGGTACACTTCCAATAGGAAGGTCTGTGATACTTATAATTTTCCTTCTTATGGCGTCCAGGTCTCCTCCGATACTGAGCTCCATTAAAGTGTCGGCTTTGTTTTCCATTGCAATTTTAGCCTTTTTAACTTCCATGTCAACATCGTTTATATCTGTGGAAGTTCCGATTGTTGCGTTTACCTTGGTTCTGAGGCCTGCACCTATACCTACGGGGTTTGCATTTCTCTGAACGTTGTTTGGAATTGCTATAAATCCCTTTGCAACGGATTTCCTGATAAATTCTTCATCAACATTTTC
Proteins encoded:
- the thiC gene encoding phosphomethylpyrimidine synthase, giving the protein MTQMDDAKKGIITDQMKAVAKIENVDEEFIRKSVAKGFIAIPNNVQRNANPVGIGAGLRTKVNATIGTSTDINDVDMEVKKAKIAMENKADTLMELSIGGDLDAIRRKIISITDLPIGSVPVYQAAVESINKHGSAIYMEEDSMFNAIEKQAKDGVDFMAIHCSVNKETLKRLKRQGREGGLVSRGGAFISAWMVHNEIENPLYENYDQVLEIAKEYDFAISLANGMRAGAIADSTDRAQVQELIILGELVDRAREAGVQTIVEGPGHIPLKEIPTNVMVQKKLCRGAPFYMLGPIVTDIAPAYDHIVSSIGAAQSAAAGADFICYVTPAEHLALPGPEDVKQGVIATRIGAYVGDMAKGIHNGELDLKMANARKKLNWEDQYKAAICPADARAIRDAKPPEDPDTCTMCGNYCAIKIVNEWLDDASQDVFD